Proteins encoded together in one Candidatus Methylomirabilota bacterium window:
- a CDS encoding glucose 1-dehydrogenase has product MPDGGRLAGKVALISGGARGQGAAEAETFTKEGAKVVFGDILDAEGQQVEAAIRAKGGEATYVHLDVTREADWEKAVRATVDRYGKLDILINNAAIVINRVPIEERTEAEWDRVMAVNAKGVFLGTKHAIPAMRRAGGGSIVNISSIAGIGQSLQQEPAYAASKGAVRIFTKVTAAQHAKDGIRCNSVHPGPVDTEMFHAAFRDKEQLARRLARIPLGRMGTVAEMVSLVLYLASDESAYMTGSEILIDGGAMAQ; this is encoded by the coding sequence ATGCCCGACGGAGGACGGCTCGCCGGCAAGGTCGCGTTGATCAGCGGAGGCGCGCGCGGCCAGGGCGCGGCCGAGGCGGAGACGTTCACGAAGGAAGGCGCGAAGGTCGTCTTCGGCGACATCCTGGACGCGGAGGGACAGCAGGTCGAGGCGGCCATTCGCGCCAAGGGCGGTGAGGCCACCTACGTGCACCTCGACGTGACGCGCGAGGCCGATTGGGAGAAGGCGGTGCGCGCCACCGTGGACCGCTACGGCAAGCTCGACATCCTCATCAACAACGCCGCCATCGTGATCAACCGCGTGCCCATCGAGGAGCGCACGGAGGCGGAGTGGGACCGGGTGATGGCGGTGAACGCCAAGGGCGTGTTCCTCGGCACCAAGCACGCCATCCCCGCCATGCGCCGGGCCGGCGGCGGCTCCATCGTGAACATCTCCTCGATCGCGGGCATCGGTCAGTCGCTCCAGCAGGAGCCGGCCTACGCGGCCAGCAAGGGCGCCGTCCGCATTTTCACCAAGGTGACGGCGGCCCAGCACGCCAAGGACGGCATCCGCTGCAACTCCGTGCACCCGGGCCCGGTGGATACCGAGATGTTCCACGCCGCCTTCCGAGACAAAGAGCAGCTGGCGCGGCGGCTCGCGCGTATCCCCCTGGGGCGCATGGGCACGGTGGCCGAGATGGTGAGCCTGGTCCTCTACCTCGCCTCCGACGAGTCGGCCTACATGACGGGCAGCGAGATCCTCATCGACGGCGGCGCGATGGCGCAGTGA
- a CDS encoding ABC transporter permease, with protein sequence MSRASLRGLTAAAPVLALLVIWHLAVVASGSLIFPTPVQVAVGLIDLARQGLLLKHVVASLFRVTVGYLLAVALAVPVGMLMGWFASVHTFLNPLVQGLRPISPIAWIPLAILWFGVGDLSPIFLIFLSSFFPMVVGTAAGVMTIDAKYLRAARNFEFSGLRLFRSVVLPAALPQIVTGMRIGLGVAWLVVVAAEMIAVSSGLGYLIIDSRNAGNRYDLVVAGMLVIGAVGFALDIVMRRLERLDEVRWRYES encoded by the coding sequence GTGTCGCGCGCTAGCCTGCGGGGGCTCACCGCCGCGGCGCCCGTCCTCGCGCTGCTCGTGATCTGGCACCTGGCGGTGGTTGCGAGCGGGAGCCTCATCTTCCCCACTCCCGTCCAGGTCGCGGTGGGGCTGATCGATCTCGCCCGCCAGGGGCTCTTGCTCAAGCACGTGGTGGCGTCGCTGTTTCGCGTGACGGTGGGTTATCTCCTCGCGGTGGCGCTGGCGGTGCCCGTCGGCATGCTGATGGGCTGGTTTGCGAGCGTGCATACGTTCCTCAACCCGCTGGTGCAAGGGCTGCGCCCGATCTCGCCCATCGCCTGGATCCCGCTCGCCATCCTCTGGTTCGGCGTGGGCGATCTCTCCCCGATCTTCCTGATCTTCCTCTCGTCGTTCTTCCCCATGGTGGTGGGGACGGCGGCCGGGGTGATGACGATCGACGCAAAGTACCTCCGCGCCGCTCGGAACTTCGAGTTCTCCGGGCTGCGGCTCTTCCGCTCCGTCGTCCTGCCCGCCGCCCTGCCCCAGATCGTCACGGGCATGCGCATCGGCCTCGGCGTCGCGTGGCTCGTGGTGGTGGCCGCCGAGATGATCGCGGTGAGCTCGGGCCTGGGCTATCTCATCATCGACTCGCGGAACGCCGGCAATCGCTACGACCTGGTCGTCGCCGGCATGCTCGTGATCGGGGCGGTGGGCTTCGCCCTGGACATCGTCATGCGCCGGCTCGAGCGGCTCGACGAGGTGCGCTGGCGTTATGAGAGCTGA
- a CDS encoding adenylosuccinate lyase family protein, giving the protein MQDEPTSLRIPDPGVRALFTEPARFQSWLDVEAALARAQAELGIIPEAAAREIVAKAQLRLLDMDAVRAGLAKTGHPLVPLVWALDKACAGDAGGYVHWGATTQNVTQTGQLLQARRAHEIFLGQLAALLTTLADLAERSKDMLLPGRTHGQHAVPATFGFKVAVWIDELGRHVERLVGCESRVFVVMLGGGAGTLASLGELGLATQARMGPMLGLEPMPVPARTIGDHQAEYVCLLGMLAATCSKIGREIYTLMKQEFGEVEEPVPAGTVGSSTMPQKRNPKLSQDIIAAAAQIRALVPLALEAMQTEHEADRTTSIMMSRALVGACELTGDMLARMVALFEGLQLFPARMRENLDLSGGLIMAEALMLELGKQIGRQRAHDAVYDAAQGAVTESRPFREMLAADPHVRERLGAAQVETLLDPARYTGLCRQFAERGAARAWALAASLTAPSRRRR; this is encoded by the coding sequence ATGCAGGACGAGCCGACTTCCCTTCGCATCCCCGATCCCGGCGTGCGGGCGCTCTTCACGGAGCCTGCGCGCTTTCAATCGTGGCTGGACGTCGAAGCGGCGCTGGCGCGGGCGCAGGCCGAGCTCGGCATCATCCCCGAGGCGGCCGCGCGGGAGATCGTCGCGAAGGCGCAGCTCCGCCTCCTCGACATGGATGCGGTGCGGGCGGGGCTCGCGAAGACAGGGCATCCCCTCGTGCCGCTCGTCTGGGCGCTCGACAAGGCGTGCGCGGGCGACGCCGGCGGGTACGTCCACTGGGGCGCCACCACCCAGAACGTCACGCAGACGGGCCAGCTCCTCCAGGCGCGTCGCGCGCACGAGATCTTCCTGGGCCAGCTCGCCGCCCTCCTCACCACGCTGGCCGACCTGGCCGAGCGCAGCAAGGACATGCTCCTGCCCGGCCGCACCCACGGCCAGCACGCCGTACCCGCGACGTTCGGGTTCAAGGTCGCGGTGTGGATCGACGAGCTGGGGCGTCACGTGGAGCGCCTCGTCGGCTGCGAGAGCCGCGTGTTCGTGGTGATGCTGGGCGGCGGCGCGGGGACGCTCGCCTCGCTGGGCGAGCTCGGCCTCGCCACCCAGGCCAGGATGGGCCCCATGCTCGGGCTCGAGCCGATGCCGGTGCCCGCCCGCACCATCGGCGACCATCAGGCGGAGTACGTGTGCCTCCTCGGCATGCTCGCCGCCACCTGCAGCAAGATCGGCCGCGAGATCTACACGCTGATGAAGCAGGAGTTCGGCGAGGTGGAGGAGCCGGTGCCCGCGGGCACCGTAGGCAGCAGCACGATGCCGCAGAAGCGGAACCCCAAGCTCTCGCAGGACATCATCGCCGCCGCCGCGCAGATCCGCGCACTGGTGCCGCTCGCGCTGGAGGCGATGCAGACCGAGCACGAGGCGGATCGCACCACAAGCATCATGATGAGCCGCGCGCTGGTGGGCGCGTGCGAGCTGACCGGCGACATGCTCGCGCGCATGGTCGCCCTCTTCGAGGGCCTTCAGCTCTTCCCCGCCCGCATGCGCGAGAACCTCGACCTCTCCGGCGGGCTCATCATGGCGGAGGCCCTGATGCTGGAGCTGGGCAAGCAGATCGGCCGGCAGCGGGCCCACGACGCGGTCTACGACGCCGCCCAGGGCGCGGTCACCGAGTCGCGGCCGTTCCGCGAGATGCTGGCCGCGGATCCCCACGTGCGGGAGCGGCTCGGCGCCGCCCAGGTCGAGACGCTGCTCGACCCCGCGCGCTACACCGGGCTCTGCCGCCAGTTCGCCGAGCGCGGCGCGGCGCGCGCATGGGCGCTCGCCGCGTCCCTCACTGCGCCATCGCGCCGCCGTCGATGA
- a CDS encoding ABC transporter ATP-binding protein: protein MTPKIDVRGLTKTFHPRGGPVPVLDGVSFTVGDGEFVAIVGPSGCGKSTLLSLLAGFETPDAGETRVDNRPVSEPRREAIFIFQQPSLFPWLDLADNIVFGLDREAAAARRARAAHYIELVGLQGFEHAFPRELSGGMQQRAELARALIVKPEILYLDEPFGALDALTRLRMRAELSRILSEERHTVLLVTHDVEEALQLADRVLVLSPRPARVQHVIEVKQPRPRTLSDPELATMKTALLRELGVAP, encoded by the coding sequence GTGACGCCCAAGATCGACGTGCGCGGGCTCACCAAGACCTTCCATCCCCGCGGCGGCCCGGTGCCCGTCCTCGACGGCGTCAGCTTCACGGTGGGCGACGGCGAGTTCGTGGCCATCGTCGGGCCCTCCGGCTGCGGGAAATCGACGCTCTTGAGCCTGCTGGCCGGCTTCGAGACGCCGGACGCGGGCGAGACGCGCGTGGACAACCGACCCGTGAGCGAGCCCCGGCGCGAGGCGATCTTCATCTTCCAGCAGCCGTCCTTGTTCCCGTGGCTCGACCTCGCCGACAACATCGTCTTCGGGCTCGACAGGGAGGCCGCGGCGGCGCGCCGCGCGCGCGCCGCCCACTACATCGAGCTCGTCGGGCTCCAGGGGTTCGAGCACGCCTTTCCCCGCGAGCTGTCCGGCGGCATGCAGCAGCGCGCGGAGCTGGCGCGGGCCCTCATCGTGAAGCCGGAGATCCTCTATCTCGACGAGCCCTTCGGCGCGCTGGACGCGCTGACCCGGCTGCGCATGCGCGCGGAGCTCTCGCGGATCCTTTCCGAGGAACGGCACACCGTGCTGCTCGTGACCCATGACGTGGAGGAGGCGCTGCAGCTCGCCGACCGCGTGCTGGTGCTCTCCCCCCGCCCCGCGCGCGTGCAGCACGTGATCGAGGTGAAGCAGCCGCGCCCGCGCACCCTGTCGGATCCGGAGCTGGCGACGATGAAGACCGCGCTCCTGCGCGAGCTGGGCGTGGCGCCGTGA
- a CDS encoding xanthine dehydrogenase family protein molybdopterin-binding subunit has product MAETNGHANGTNGQHAVGTRNIRPDGVDKVTGRARFGADYNLPGQLVGRVLRSPHPHARIVSIDTTKAEALPGVKAVITRDDFPDQSSEFIPAGEMMMNYKDVVRNVMAREKALYEGHAVAAVAATSVAIARRALKLIAVKYEVLPHVIDVVAAMAPNAPLLHDDLFTAGVEPKPDKPSNVAKRVEIKLGDVDAGFAKADLVVDREFKTAPVHQGYIEPHAALATVSEDGTTECWTTTQGHYIVRAHCARLLGLDIGKVRVTATEIGGGFGGKTVVYLEPLAIALSKKAKRPVKMVMSREEVFKASGPTSGATVRVKLGATKDGKFVAAFAELKYQAGAFQGSPVQPGVMCAYAPYDIENVHVIGYDVVSNRPKVAAYRAPGAPISEYAVESVVDEIAKKLGVDPIQLRMMNAAREGTKAAYGPKFGPIGLEETLNSIKKTEHWNTPLRKWQGRGVASGFWFNIGGETCVSLTVNEDGTVSLMAGTPDIGGLRASLAAVAADELGVPYDKVRPIIGDTGSLGFNFLTGGSRSAFSGSMAIVEAAKLIKADLIARACKLWEAKPEQVEWKDGAVRPLGALAEKVKPMTVVDFAKVAGKTGGPIAGLGRINAQGAGPSFGTHLVDLEVDPETGRVTILRYTVAQDAGKALHPAYVEGQYQGGAVQGIGWALNEEYIYGEDGKLQNAGFLDYRMPVASDVPMIDTVLVEVGNPKHPYGVRGVGETPIVPPLGAIANAMENATGIRFTELPMSPPKVLKALKDKGLNKVS; this is encoded by the coding sequence ATGGCCGAGACCAACGGACACGCCAACGGGACCAACGGTCAGCACGCGGTCGGCACCCGCAACATCCGTCCAGACGGGGTGGACAAGGTTACCGGGCGCGCGCGCTTCGGCGCCGACTACAATCTGCCCGGTCAGCTCGTCGGGCGCGTGCTGCGCAGCCCGCACCCGCACGCGCGCATCGTCTCCATCGACACCACGAAGGCGGAGGCCCTGCCCGGCGTCAAGGCCGTCATCACCCGGGACGACTTTCCGGATCAGTCGTCGGAGTTCATCCCCGCCGGCGAGATGATGATGAACTACAAGGACGTGGTGCGGAACGTCATGGCCCGCGAGAAGGCGCTCTACGAGGGCCACGCGGTGGCCGCGGTGGCGGCCACCAGCGTCGCCATCGCCCGCCGGGCCCTCAAGCTCATCGCCGTGAAGTACGAGGTGCTGCCCCATGTGATCGACGTGGTGGCGGCCATGGCCCCCAACGCGCCCCTGCTCCACGACGATCTCTTCACCGCGGGCGTCGAGCCCAAGCCGGACAAGCCCTCCAACGTCGCCAAGCGCGTCGAGATCAAGCTGGGCGACGTGGACGCGGGCTTCGCCAAGGCCGACCTCGTCGTCGACCGCGAGTTCAAGACCGCCCCGGTCCATCAGGGCTATATCGAGCCGCATGCCGCGCTGGCCACCGTCTCCGAGGACGGCACCACCGAGTGCTGGACCACGACGCAGGGCCACTACATCGTGCGCGCACACTGCGCGCGCCTCCTGGGTCTCGACATCGGCAAGGTGCGCGTCACCGCCACCGAGATCGGGGGCGGATTCGGGGGCAAGACGGTCGTGTACCTCGAGCCCCTCGCCATCGCGCTGTCGAAGAAGGCCAAGCGGCCCGTGAAGATGGTGATGTCGCGCGAGGAGGTGTTCAAGGCCTCCGGACCCACCTCGGGCGCCACCGTCCGGGTCAAGCTGGGCGCCACCAAGGATGGCAAGTTCGTGGCCGCCTTCGCCGAGCTCAAGTATCAGGCGGGGGCCTTCCAGGGCTCGCCCGTGCAGCCCGGCGTGATGTGCGCCTACGCGCCCTACGACATCGAGAACGTCCACGTGATCGGCTACGACGTGGTGTCCAATCGCCCGAAGGTCGCGGCCTATCGCGCCCCCGGCGCGCCCATCTCGGAGTATGCGGTCGAGAGCGTGGTGGACGAGATCGCCAAGAAGCTCGGCGTCGATCCGATCCAGCTCCGCATGATGAACGCCGCCCGCGAGGGCACCAAGGCGGCTTATGGCCCCAAGTTCGGGCCCATCGGCCTCGAGGAGACGCTCAACTCCATCAAGAAGACCGAGCACTGGAACACGCCCCTCCGGAAGTGGCAGGGTCGCGGGGTCGCCTCCGGCTTCTGGTTCAACATCGGCGGCGAGACCTGCGTGTCGCTCACGGTGAACGAGGACGGCACGGTCTCGCTCATGGCGGGGACGCCGGATATCGGCGGGCTGCGCGCGTCGCTGGCCGCGGTGGCCGCGGACGAGCTGGGCGTGCCCTACGACAAGGTACGGCCCATCATCGGCGACACCGGCTCGCTCGGCTTCAACTTCCTCACCGGCGGCAGCCGCTCGGCGTTCTCCGGGTCCATGGCCATCGTGGAGGCGGCCAAGCTGATCAAGGCCGATCTCATCGCGCGGGCCTGCAAGCTCTGGGAGGCCAAGCCGGAGCAGGTCGAGTGGAAGGATGGAGCAGTCCGGCCGCTCGGCGCCCTCGCCGAGAAGGTGAAGCCCATGACCGTCGTGGACTTCGCCAAGGTGGCGGGCAAGACCGGCGGCCCCATCGCCGGCCTGGGCCGCATCAACGCCCAGGGCGCGGGCCCGAGCTTCGGCACCCACCTGGTCGATCTGGAGGTGGACCCCGAGACCGGGCGCGTCACCATCCTCCGCTACACGGTGGCTCAGGACGCGGGCAAGGCGCTCCACCCCGCCTATGTCGAGGGCCAGTATCAGGGCGGCGCCGTCCAGGGCATCGGCTGGGCGCTCAACGAGGAGTACATCTACGGGGAGGACGGCAAGCTCCAGAACGCGGGCTTCCTCGACTACCGCATGCCGGTGGCCTCCGACGTGCCGATGATCGACACCGTGCTCGTGGAGGTCGGCAATCCCAAGCATCCATACGGGGTGCGGGGCGTCGGCGAGACGCCCATCGTGCCGCCGCTCGGGGCCATCGCCAACGCGATGGAGAACGCGACCGGGATCCGGTTCACCGAGCTGCCGATGTCACCGCCCAAGGTGCTCAAGGCGCTCAAGGACAAGGGTCTCAACAAGGTTTCGTAA
- a CDS encoding MoaD/ThiS family protein, producing MARVVLIGNLAQLTGGVAEFELSATSVKQLFEQLATLHPAIEPHLEQGVAVAIDGQIVQEALFEPIGPRSEVFIMPAIAGGC from the coding sequence ATGGCGCGCGTGGTGCTGATCGGCAACCTCGCGCAGCTGACGGGGGGCGTCGCCGAGTTCGAGCTCTCGGCGACGTCCGTCAAGCAGCTCTTCGAGCAGCTCGCCACCCTGCACCCCGCCATCGAGCCCCATCTCGAGCAGGGCGTGGCCGTGGCCATCGACGGCCAGATCGTGCAGGAGGCGCTCTTCGAGCCGATCGGCCCGCGGAGCGAAGTGTTCATCATGCCCGCGATCGCGGGCGGCTGCTGA
- a CDS encoding SCO family protein gives MRGLRRGAALTLTALVLTGSAPGAPAQAASTPAFRSGAFDPPRPAPEFTLPAAGGGEFQLRRQQGKVVVLTFGYSSCPDVCPTVLAELAQVRVRLGAAAKRVQVVYVSVDPERDTPARLRAFTEQFDKTFVGLTGPAAELAAVWKAYGVSVVRKDLPGSTPPTYLVHHAASVFLIDAAGRLRVMAPFGTPSEDVLHDVRLLLADAAEADQDAPVLVEKAWVRRAAVMPDARPGAPSTAAGYALLRNRGKSADALIGASADAAERVEVHETRNMSGMMMMEKVDKVALPAGRRVELKPGAYHLMLIGLKRPLTPGQSVELTLEFERAGKITTRAEVR, from the coding sequence GTGAGGGGGCTCCGCCGCGGCGCCGCCCTGACCCTGACCGCCCTCGTGCTCACGGGGTCGGCGCCGGGCGCGCCCGCGCAGGCCGCGTCCACCCCCGCGTTCCGCAGCGGCGCCTTCGATCCGCCGCGTCCCGCGCCCGAGTTCACCCTGCCCGCGGCGGGCGGCGGCGAGTTCCAGCTTCGCCGCCAGCAGGGCAAGGTCGTGGTGCTCACGTTCGGCTACTCGAGCTGCCCCGACGTCTGCCCCACCGTGCTGGCCGAGCTGGCCCAGGTGCGCGTACGCCTGGGCGCGGCCGCGAAGCGGGTGCAGGTGGTCTACGTGAGCGTCGACCCCGAGCGCGACACGCCCGCGCGCCTGCGCGCCTTCACCGAGCAGTTCGACAAGACCTTCGTCGGCCTCACCGGTCCCGCCGCCGAGCTCGCCGCGGTGTGGAAGGCGTACGGCGTGTCGGTGGTGCGGAAGGATCTCCCCGGCAGCACGCCCCCGACCTATCTCGTGCACCACGCCGCCTCCGTGTTCCTCATCGACGCGGCCGGGCGGCTGCGCGTGATGGCTCCGTTCGGCACACCCTCGGAGGACGTGCTCCACGACGTCCGCCTCCTCCTCGCCGACGCGGCCGAGGCCGACCAGGACGCGCCCGTCCTCGTCGAGAAGGCCTGGGTGCGGCGCGCCGCCGTCATGCCCGACGCCAGGCCGGGCGCGCCCAGCACCGCGGCGGGTTACGCCCTCCTGCGCAATCGCGGCAAGTCGGCGGATGCGCTGATCGGCGCGAGCGCGGACGCCGCGGAGCGGGTGGAGGTGCACGAGACGCGGAACATGTCCGGGATGATGATGATGGAGAAGGTGGACAAGGTGGCGCTGCCCGCGGGCCGCCGCGTCGAGCTCAAGCCCGGCGCGTATCACCTCATGCTGATCGGGCTCAAGCGCCCGCTCACGCCGGGCCAGTCCGTGGAGCTCACGCTCGAGTTCGAGCGCGCGGGCAAGATCACGACCCGCGCCGAGGTGCGATGA
- a CDS encoding aldo/keto reductase → MRYRPFGRTGLKVSAVGFGCWPMAGDRYGAIEDDQAVKAIHRALDRGVNCVDTAPAYGAGHSEEVVARALEGKRKDVTLVTKCGVKAPPPGQLGPLRDASRTNILREVDASLQRLRTDWVDVLLVHWPDAQTPFEESMRALEEVVATGRARFVGVSNFTGAMLRECLGTRRVDVSQVGYHMFDRRQETETFPLCREEGIAVMGYGSLGHGLLTGAFSSDTAFDLKNDWRGGGVAFGQPIFRRENFVANLGVVERLRREVAAPRGVPLSHIALAWVLANPAVSTALVGARTPAEVDANDAGAELTLTKDELATIDTILAGVAGRVREFTPLRPAMEPWGEEIPAPRA, encoded by the coding sequence ATGCGCTACCGTCCGTTCGGTCGTACCGGCTTGAAGGTCTCCGCGGTGGGATTCGGCTGCTGGCCCATGGCCGGCGACCGCTACGGCGCGATCGAGGATGACCAGGCCGTCAAGGCCATCCATCGCGCGCTCGATCGCGGGGTGAACTGCGTGGACACCGCCCCCGCCTACGGCGCCGGCCACTCCGAAGAGGTGGTCGCCCGCGCCCTCGAGGGCAAGCGGAAGGACGTCACCCTCGTCACCAAGTGCGGGGTGAAGGCGCCGCCCCCGGGCCAGCTCGGGCCGCTGCGCGACGCGAGCCGCACGAACATCCTCCGCGAGGTCGACGCCAGCCTGCAGCGCCTGCGCACCGACTGGGTGGACGTGCTGCTCGTGCACTGGCCGGACGCCCAGACGCCGTTCGAGGAGAGCATGCGCGCGCTGGAGGAGGTCGTGGCGACAGGGCGCGCCCGCTTCGTGGGCGTGTCGAACTTCACCGGCGCCATGCTCCGCGAGTGCCTCGGCACGCGCCGGGTGGACGTCTCACAGGTGGGCTATCACATGTTCGACCGCCGCCAGGAGACCGAGACCTTCCCGCTGTGTCGCGAGGAGGGGATCGCCGTGATGGGCTACGGCTCGCTGGGCCACGGCCTCCTCACCGGCGCCTTCTCGTCCGACACGGCCTTCGATCTCAAGAACGACTGGCGTGGGGGCGGCGTGGCCTTCGGCCAGCCCATCTTCCGCCGCGAGAACTTCGTGGCGAATCTGGGCGTGGTGGAGCGTCTGCGCCGCGAGGTGGCGGCGCCGCGTGGCGTGCCGCTCTCCCACATCGCGCTCGCCTGGGTCCTCGCCAATCCGGCCGTCAGCACCGCGCTGGTGGGCGCGCGCACGCCCGCCGAGGTGGACGCCAACGACGCCGGCGCCGAGCTGACGCTGACCAAGGACGAGCTCGCAACCATCGACACGATCCTCGCCGGAGTGGCGGGCCGGGTGCGCGAGTTCACGCCGCTGCGCCCCGCCATGGAGCCGTGGGGCGAGGAGATTCCCGCCCCGCGCGCCTAG
- a CDS encoding LLM class flavin-dependent oxidoreductase, whose product MHVGIFIEELRQGASQAEAFRDIFELADRCEAWGVPCVWLGEIHFTPTRSVISASLQVASAIAARTRRLRVGTAVQVLPLNHPLRIAEEAATVDQISGGRFEFGIGRSGVVRTYDVYGVRYAESQARFREALDIIRLAWRGEPFSYEGEFYRVQGAVVVPRPVQQPHPPIRMATTSDETFPAAGRMGLPIFVGLRTTELDDLQQQLAPYREAWRESGHPGNGSVYLRIPVYVSPTAEGAREEPRASMSAFFARQTELARAAVGRAGAGPADKRRMQAERMANLTYQDVLARKVVFGTAPAVVDRLKQLAAELGLDGIIAEPNPGGLIPAELETRSLRLLTHDVIPALA is encoded by the coding sequence GTGCACGTCGGGATCTTCATCGAGGAGCTGCGCCAGGGGGCGAGCCAGGCCGAGGCCTTCCGCGACATCTTCGAGCTGGCCGACCGGTGCGAAGCCTGGGGTGTGCCGTGCGTGTGGCTCGGCGAGATTCACTTCACGCCCACGCGCTCGGTGATCTCGGCTTCCCTCCAGGTCGCGAGCGCCATCGCCGCGCGCACTCGCCGCCTCCGCGTCGGCACGGCCGTGCAGGTGCTGCCGCTGAATCACCCCCTGCGCATCGCCGAGGAAGCGGCCACCGTCGACCAGATCAGCGGGGGGCGCTTCGAGTTCGGCATCGGGCGCAGCGGCGTGGTGCGCACCTACGACGTCTATGGCGTCCGCTACGCGGAGAGCCAGGCGCGCTTCCGCGAGGCGCTGGACATCATACGCCTCGCCTGGCGGGGCGAGCCCTTCAGCTACGAGGGCGAGTTCTACCGCGTGCAGGGCGCGGTGGTGGTGCCGCGCCCCGTGCAGCAGCCGCATCCGCCCATTCGCATGGCCACGACCAGCGACGAGACGTTCCCGGCCGCCGGGCGCATGGGCCTGCCGATCTTCGTGGGCCTGCGCACCACCGAGCTCGACGATCTCCAGCAGCAGCTCGCCCCTTATCGAGAGGCCTGGCGTGAATCGGGCCATCCGGGGAACGGAAGCGTCTACCTCCGCATCCCCGTCTACGTCTCGCCCACGGCGGAAGGCGCGCGCGAGGAGCCGCGCGCGAGCATGTCGGCCTTCTTCGCGCGCCAGACCGAGCTGGCCCGCGCGGCGGTGGGCCGCGCCGGCGCGGGCCCGGCCGACAAGCGGCGCATGCAGGCCGAGCGCATGGCGAATCTCACCTACCAGGACGTCCTGGCCCGCAAGGTCGTGTTCGGCACCGCGCCTGCTGTCGTCGACCGGTTGAAGCAGCTCGCGGCCGAGCTGGGCCTCGACGGCATCATCGCCGAGCCGAATCCGGGCGGGCTGATCCCGGCGGAGCTCGAGACGCGCAGCCTGCGCCTCCTCACTCACGACGTGATTCCCGCGCTGGCGTGA
- a CDS encoding ABC transporter substrate-binding protein — protein MSRDAEGRSVVDVTLADSIAEYQKYSGWPELKESFMAGKVRAAYLLAPMVMDLVESGVRAKIVSLGHRSGAVIMVRTDSPARSFRDLRGKRVAIPSRFAVDHLFVRRMLKENGMTVRDVELVEMAPPDMPAALYARQVDAYATGEPFGAVAEVGGYARILYMTRDKWPTYVCCVLTVHQDLIDRDPATVQQIVNHVLSAGAWLETAQANRDLAADLAAGPGVFNQRADILKHVLSNPRDRVTYADLRLVRAELDDLMEASLEAGIIRQRIPYERYVDDSFQRNARPVDIRVAR, from the coding sequence ATGTCGCGGGACGCGGAGGGGCGCTCGGTGGTCGACGTGACCCTCGCCGACTCCATCGCCGAGTACCAGAAGTACAGCGGCTGGCCGGAGCTCAAGGAGTCGTTCATGGCCGGCAAGGTGCGCGCCGCGTATCTGCTCGCGCCCATGGTCATGGACCTGGTGGAGAGCGGCGTCCGGGCCAAGATCGTCTCGCTGGGCCATCGCTCGGGCGCCGTCATCATGGTGCGCACGGACTCGCCGGCCCGGAGCTTCCGCGACCTGCGCGGCAAGCGCGTCGCCATCCCCAGCCGCTTCGCAGTGGACCATCTCTTCGTGCGCCGCATGCTCAAGGAAAACGGCATGACCGTGCGTGACGTCGAGCTGGTGGAGATGGCGCCGCCCGACATGCCGGCCGCCCTCTACGCGCGGCAGGTGGACGCCTACGCCACCGGCGAGCCCTTCGGCGCGGTGGCGGAAGTCGGAGGCTACGCGCGCATCCTCTACATGACGCGCGACAAGTGGCCCACCTACGTGTGCTGCGTCCTCACCGTGCACCAGGACCTGATCGACCGCGACCCTGCCACCGTCCAGCAGATCGTGAACCACGTCCTGTCCGCTGGGGCATGGCTCGAGACCGCTCAGGCCAACCGTGATCTCGCCGCCGATCTCGCCGCCGGGCCAGGCGTCTTCAATCAGCGGGCGGACATTCTGAAGCATGTGCTGTCGAATCCCCGCGATCGCGTGACCTATGCCGATCTCCGCCTGGTCCGCGCGGAGCTGGACGATCTCATGGAGGCCTCGCTCGAGGCCGGCATCATCCGCCAGCGCATCCCCTACGAGCGCTACGTGGACGACTCGTTCCAGCGCAATGCCCGCCCGGTGGACATCCGTGTCGCGCGCTAG